From Bacteroidota bacterium, the proteins below share one genomic window:
- a CDS encoding RNA pseudouridine synthase, which produces MSSTERTGLPEILYEDNHLIAVNKRPGDIVQGDKTGDAPLGDLLKAYIKEKYKKPGEVFLGVVHRLDRPVSGVVVFARTSKALARMNELFRERRTQKTYWAVVRTAPPQASGSLIHYLKKDEKNNKSRAYAQEVPGSSRAWLDYRLLGKSDHYYLLEVLPHTGRHHQIRVQLSTMGCPIKGDVKYGAERTNENGSIHLHARRLVFLHPVKKEEIILTAQPPDDAVWNYFSRSLSEES; this is translated from the coding sequence ATGAGCAGTACTGAGCGTACAGGACTTCCGGAGATCCTCTACGAAGACAATCACCTGATCGCGGTCAACAAACGCCCCGGCGACATTGTACAAGGCGACAAGACCGGCGACGCGCCGTTGGGCGATCTGCTCAAAGCCTACATCAAGGAGAAATACAAGAAGCCCGGAGAGGTCTTCCTGGGGGTTGTGCATCGGCTGGACAGGCCGGTGAGTGGTGTTGTGGTTTTTGCTCGCACCTCCAAGGCCCTGGCCAGGATGAATGAACTCTTCCGGGAACGCCGTACCCAAAAAACCTACTGGGCGGTGGTTCGTACCGCACCACCGCAAGCATCCGGCTCCTTGATCCATTATCTGAAGAAAGACGAGAAAAACAACAAGAGCCGCGCCTACGCGCAAGAGGTTCCGGGTTCGTCGCGAGCCTGGCTGGATTACCGGCTACTCGGAAAATCCGACCACTATTACTTGCTGGAAGTTTTACCGCATACCGGAAGGCACCATCAGATCCGAGTCCAGCTTTCAACCATGGGATGTCCGATAAAAGGTGACGTCAAGTACGGCGCTGAGCGAACCAATGAGAACGGCTCGATCCATCTCCATGCCCGCCGGTTGGTATTCCTGCACCCGGTAAAAAAGGAAGAGATCATCCTGACGGCTCAGCCGCCCGACGATGCTGTCTGGAATTATTTCAGCAGGTCGCTGAGCGAAGAAAGCTGA
- a CDS encoding sensor histidine kinase — MKNVSLVPGTRCEFVFNRLLFVLLLLPLATAAQDTLVIRLLEDSLQRERNDSLRIKYLNDISWQYHSSDIERAISYADRAGVLAHKSGNQWGIAKSYILHGVYFTIQGQYDSAIANYERCLALRRSLGDSAGVAATYHDIGSVHLFRGDYGPALDFLLRSLRLEQTYGTPQNVAEGFVNVGNVYMAMKRYDDALTNYYQYLKIITPQGDDVAMVEVLNNIGNALLVKERIKEADSSFQVAIELARTKGSLDGEAMSLSGMASVQYKRKNYTAAESLQLRAIRIWETLGNPASMAEGWNLLSELYFTNGQLRESIHAADSALALAEEIESKKQMRDAYGHLADGYAGLKMHEKAFEYLGSYVRYQDSLQDEDLNERIAEMQTRFDTERKEAENRLLQQDNRIKDLQLARSTTVRWILVGALFVGWVIAYLLYSRFKQRQQLRMREALLEEREQRTRAVVEAEEHERVRIARELHDGVGQLLAAARLNISRLESSGSHEALQTGLQLLDESAREVRSISHAMMPSALSSKGLVEAITGFVQKISKGGLHGSVDASAMEGRLTSEQEAILFRVIQELIGNILRHAKATVFSVQFVRHEHTLSILVEDDGRGMPGDMAGNAEGIGMKNVRTRVHYLGGEVYWDSQTGKGTTVNIEIPLGNG, encoded by the coding sequence GTGAAAAATGTATCTTTGGTTCCGGGCACTCGCTGCGAATTCGTGTTCAACCGTCTGCTTTTCGTTCTGCTGTTATTGCCGCTTGCTACCGCGGCCCAGGATACGCTTGTCATTCGGCTCCTGGAGGATTCCCTGCAACGGGAACGGAATGATAGTCTCCGGATCAAATACCTGAACGACATTTCCTGGCAATACCATTCGTCCGATATCGAGCGGGCAATCAGTTATGCCGATCGTGCAGGCGTCCTGGCACATAAATCCGGTAACCAATGGGGAATCGCGAAATCCTACATTCTCCACGGAGTTTATTTTACCATCCAGGGGCAATACGATTCCGCCATCGCCAACTATGAACGATGTCTGGCATTGCGCCGGTCGCTCGGGGATTCCGCAGGGGTAGCTGCTACGTATCATGATATCGGCAGTGTCCACCTGTTTCGCGGCGATTATGGCCCTGCCTTGGACTTCTTACTGCGGTCATTGCGGCTGGAGCAAACCTATGGTACGCCGCAGAACGTAGCGGAAGGTTTCGTCAATGTCGGCAACGTCTATATGGCCATGAAGCGCTATGATGACGCGCTGACGAATTATTACCAGTACCTGAAGATCATTACGCCGCAAGGCGATGACGTGGCCATGGTGGAGGTGTTGAACAATATCGGGAATGCCTTATTGGTCAAGGAGCGGATAAAGGAAGCCGACTCGTCTTTTCAAGTGGCTATCGAACTCGCTCGAACGAAAGGAAGTCTTGACGGCGAAGCCATGAGCCTCAGCGGAATGGCCAGTGTGCAGTACAAGCGAAAAAACTACACGGCCGCTGAATCTTTGCAGCTTCGCGCCATTCGGATATGGGAAACCTTGGGCAATCCGGCGTCCATGGCGGAGGGATGGAACTTGCTGTCCGAACTGTATTTCACGAACGGACAATTGCGCGAGAGTATACACGCTGCGGACAGCGCATTGGCGCTCGCAGAAGAGATTGAATCGAAGAAACAGATGCGGGATGCCTACGGTCATCTCGCCGATGGTTATGCCGGTTTGAAGATGCACGAGAAAGCGTTCGAGTACCTGGGAAGTTACGTGCGCTATCAGGATAGTCTTCAGGATGAGGACCTGAATGAACGCATCGCGGAAATGCAAACGCGTTTCGATACCGAGCGGAAGGAGGCGGAAAACAGGTTGTTGCAACAGGATAATCGGATCAAAGACCTTCAGTTGGCACGGAGTACCACGGTGCGCTGGATATTGGTCGGTGCATTGTTCGTCGGTTGGGTGATCGCCTATTTGTTGTACAGTCGCTTCAAACAACGGCAGCAATTGCGTATGCGGGAGGCGCTGCTGGAGGAACGCGAGCAGCGTACGCGTGCGGTGGTGGAAGCTGAGGAGCACGAACGCGTCAGGATCGCCCGTGAATTGCACGACGGCGTAGGGCAGCTGCTTGCGGCTGCTCGTTTGAATATTTCCCGACTTGAATCCTCCGGGAGTCATGAAGCACTTCAAACCGGATTGCAATTGTTGGACGAATCAGCACGGGAAGTCAGGTCGATTTCACATGCCATGATGCCGTCGGCCCTTTCCTCCAAGGGGCTTGTAGAGGCGATCACCGGTTTTGTACAAAAGATCTCCAAAGGTGGCCTGCATGGAAGTGTCGATGCATCAGCTATGGAAGGCCGATTGACGAGCGAGCAGGAAGCGATTCTCTTCCGGGTGATCCAGGAATTGATCGGAAACATTCTGCGCCATGCGAAAGCCACCGTCTTTTCGGTCCAGTTCGTCCGGCATGAGCATACGCTTAGTATCCTCGTGGAAGACGACGGCCGGGGTATGCCAGGAGACATGGCCGGGAATGCTGAAGGCATTGGAATGAAAAATGTCCGCACCCGTGTGCACTATCTTGGTGGCGAGGTTTATTGGGATAGCCAGACAGGGAAGGGGACAACCGTCAATATTGAAATTCCACTGGGTAATGGATAG
- the panB gene encoding 3-methyl-2-oxobutanoate hydroxymethyltransferase — MSSAQSSEEKKITTHVLQEMKRRGEKISMLTAYDYSMARIIDAAGIDVVLVGDSASNVMAGYETTLPITLNEMIYHAASVVRAVSRALVVVDLPFGSYQGNSKEALNSSIRIMKESGAHAVKLEGGREVKESIERILTAGVPVMGHLGLTPQSIYKFGTYVVRAKEDTEAQRLIEDAHILAESGCFAIVLEKIPAQLAARVAAEVKIPIIGIGAGAGVDGQVLVLHDMLGITHEFSPRFLRRYMNLYDDIKAATERYISDVKSKDFPNKHEQY, encoded by the coding sequence ATGTCTTCAGCACAATCTTCCGAAGAAAAAAAGATCACTACACACGTCCTGCAGGAAATGAAGCGGCGGGGAGAAAAAATCTCCATGCTGACCGCCTACGACTATTCCATGGCGCGCATCATCGACGCAGCCGGGATCGATGTGGTGCTGGTAGGCGATTCCGCCTCGAACGTCATGGCAGGCTACGAGACCACCCTGCCCATCACGCTCAACGAGATGATCTATCACGCGGCCTCGGTGGTTCGTGCCGTCAGCCGGGCTTTGGTAGTCGTCGACCTCCCCTTCGGATCCTATCAGGGAAATTCGAAGGAAGCCCTCAACTCTTCGATCCGCATCATGAAGGAATCCGGCGCACATGCCGTGAAGCTGGAAGGCGGTCGTGAAGTGAAAGAAAGCATCGAACGCATCCTGACGGCGGGTGTGCCCGTGATGGGCCACCTGGGACTGACCCCACAGTCCATTTACAAATTCGGCACCTACGTCGTGCGGGCCAAGGAAGATACCGAGGCTCAACGGCTCATCGAAGACGCGCACATCCTGGCCGAATCGGGCTGCTTTGCCATCGTGCTTGAAAAGATACCTGCTCAACTCGCGGCGCGTGTGGCAGCCGAGGTGAAAATTCCGATCATCGGTATCGGTGCCGGAGCCGGTGTGGACGGACAGGTCCTGGTCTTGCACGATATGCTGGGTATCACCCACGAGTTCAGTCCGCGATTCCTCCGCCGATACATGAACCTGTACGACGATATCAAAGCAGCCACCGAGCGCTACATCAGCGATGTAAAGTCGAAGGATTTCCCGAACAAGCATGAGCAGTACTGA
- a CDS encoding DUF4249 family protein, translating to MKKSLLFLFAALTLASCSEEIDLTADYKETMVLYGLLDPNATNQYVRISKAFLGEGNTLQMAQQSDSINYANVLDVRLERLSNGVVVNTYPMTRIDTIPKENGVFAAPYQVIYTTNQRILTDGSLYRIVARNTETGVEASSTTRIVGSMQVFNPSPTVPVVDFSAFGETRPRIKGGDNGRLFGLIMRFRYIEIDSLGAVTRHTADWLFPDQLATQTGEQVEFVYQRQDFYRIIGSQIPVKAGVTRKLDTLTVGLGAIEFRFYSATEDVYTYQQLVNPANTGVVQDRPSFTTVENGLGLFSSRLLQQEYRNLTANSLAAFDTSAYTRDLNFSF from the coding sequence ATGAAAAAGTCTCTCCTCTTCCTTTTCGCTGCCCTGACACTGGCCTCTTGTTCCGAGGAAATCGACCTGACCGCCGACTACAAGGAAACCATGGTCCTCTACGGCTTATTGGATCCCAACGCGACCAATCAATACGTTCGGATTTCCAAGGCCTTCCTGGGCGAAGGGAATACACTTCAAATGGCCCAGCAGTCCGATTCCATCAACTATGCCAATGTGCTGGATGTTCGATTGGAACGGTTGTCCAATGGCGTGGTGGTCAATACCTATCCGATGACGCGTATTGATACGATCCCGAAGGAGAACGGGGTCTTCGCGGCACCCTATCAGGTGATCTATACGACCAACCAGCGGATACTGACCGATGGTTCGCTTTATCGCATCGTTGCGCGCAATACGGAAACCGGCGTGGAAGCCAGCTCGACCACACGGATCGTTGGCAGCATGCAGGTGTTCAATCCATCTCCCACTGTCCCGGTAGTTGATTTCTCCGCCTTTGGTGAAACAAGGCCGCGCATCAAGGGTGGTGACAATGGGCGATTGTTCGGCCTCATCATGCGCTTTCGTTATATCGAAATAGATTCGTTGGGCGCAGTCACCCGTCATACGGCAGACTGGTTATTCCCGGACCAATTGGCAACCCAAACGGGTGAGCAGGTGGAATTCGTTTACCAGCGTCAGGACTTTTACCGGATCATAGGCTCGCAGATACCGGTGAAGGCCGGCGTCACCCGTAAACTCGATACCCTGACGGTTGGGCTGGGTGCCATTGAGTTCCGTTTTTATTCCGCTACGGAAGACGTCTATACCTACCAGCAATTGGTTAATCCGGCCAATACGGGCGTCGTTCAGGACCGGCCGAGTTTTACGACGGTTGAGAACGGCCTGGGCTTGTTCAGCAGCCGTTTGTTACAGCAGGAGTACCGTAACCTCACGGCCAATTCCCTCGCGGCATTCGATACGAGTGCCTATACGCGCGATTTGAATTTCAGCTTTTAA
- a CDS encoding EamA family transporter, producing MKRAYFQMHLAIFIWGFTGLLGKLIQLNEGMLVWYRILLSWISFSLIVLPGKGWPKLNRSEWMNISGIGILVMLHWLTFYGSIKLSSISVAMICLSSIALFSSFIEPLVNRQRFDHVEILFSAMALTGIFTIYRSDASASAGILVGLISALLSATFSVFNRRIASRYDPTIISFIELGSGFSFLTLLLPVYVLVQPTHQFIPTLTDWIYLLILALVCTVWTWILSLKALRKVSAYTMALALNLEPVYGIILAVLFANEGKILNSGFYFGAVIILLTVVLHTIYRYRKSRRAETLQT from the coding sequence ATGAAGCGCGCTTACTTCCAGATGCACCTGGCGATCTTTATATGGGGGTTTACGGGCCTGCTCGGAAAATTGATCCAGTTGAATGAAGGCATGCTGGTGTGGTACCGGATCCTCCTGAGCTGGATCAGCTTTTCGCTCATTGTCCTACCGGGAAAAGGATGGCCGAAACTGAATCGGTCCGAATGGATGAACATTTCGGGTATCGGCATCCTGGTGATGTTGCATTGGCTGACCTTTTACGGCTCGATCAAGCTTTCCAGTATTTCAGTAGCGATGATCTGCCTTTCTTCCATCGCGCTGTTCTCGTCGTTTATTGAACCACTTGTCAACCGGCAGCGATTCGATCATGTCGAGATCCTGTTTTCCGCCATGGCCCTGACCGGGATCTTTACGATCTACCGGTCCGACGCATCCGCTTCGGCAGGTATCCTGGTCGGCCTGATCAGCGCTCTGCTCAGCGCAACTTTTAGTGTCTTTAACCGGCGCATCGCGTCACGTTATGACCCTACGATCATCAGCTTCATTGAATTGGGATCCGGTTTCAGCTTTCTGACGCTGCTATTACCGGTATACGTATTGGTACAACCAACGCATCAGTTCATTCCGACGCTGACGGACTGGATTTACCTCTTGATATTGGCCTTGGTGTGCACGGTCTGGACCTGGATTCTTTCGCTCAAAGCGCTTCGAAAAGTGTCGGCCTATACCATGGCGCTCGCGCTTAACCTGGAACCGGTCTATGGTATCATTCTGGCCGTACTCTTCGCGAATGAAGGTAAGATTCTCAACAGCGGATTTTATTTCGGCGCTGTCATCATTCTGCTGACGGTCGTATTGCACACGATCTACCGCTACAGAAAATCACGCCGGGCGGAGACGCTGCAAACGTGA
- a CDS encoding Maf family protein, which yields MDPRSVHKRLLTSYTELLLGSGSPRRRQLLEGIGWPIQVLRKDVPEVPPGHLQGAEVALHLAEFKAMAFDEALAAGQLLLTADTIVWQDGHVLGKPVDRADAVRILDRLQGNRHQVFTGVCLSLLGKRYCFSVETTVTFRPLSSSEIETYIDEYQPYDKAGAYGAQECLPKNMNPCSTEERAFLDHLGKPRLFEESLAADPDKHVPIISSIDGSYFNVMGLPIFELYRELDRFLP from the coding sequence ATGGATCCCCGGAGTGTTCACAAACGCCTGTTAACCAGCTATACAGAACTGCTGTTGGGCTCAGGATCTCCTCGCAGGCGGCAACTCCTGGAAGGGATCGGATGGCCCATCCAAGTCCTCCGAAAGGACGTTCCGGAAGTCCCGCCCGGACACCTGCAAGGAGCCGAAGTAGCCCTTCACCTGGCCGAGTTCAAAGCCATGGCTTTTGACGAGGCTCTGGCTGCCGGTCAATTATTGCTGACAGCTGATACGATCGTCTGGCAGGACGGACATGTTCTCGGTAAGCCGGTCGATCGTGCTGATGCGGTTCGCATCCTCGACCGGCTGCAAGGTAACCGGCACCAGGTGTTTACCGGCGTATGCCTGAGCCTGCTTGGGAAGCGGTATTGTTTTAGTGTAGAAACGACCGTAACCTTCCGACCGCTTTCCAGTTCGGAAATCGAAACCTACATCGATGAATATCAACCCTACGACAAAGCCGGGGCCTACGGAGCGCAGGAATGTCTTCCGAAAAACATGAATCCCTGTTCAACAGAAGAACGTGCATTTCTCGATCATCTTGGCAAACCCCGGCTCTTTGAAGAATCGCTTGCTGCCGATCCCGACAAACATGTACCGATCATTTCATCGATCGATGGGAGTTACTTTAACGTGATGGGTTTGCCGATTTTTGAACTATACCGGGAGCTTGACCGATTTCTCCCCTGA
- a CDS encoding T9SS type A sorting domain-containing protein encodes MMARSGFHLIVFWLCLTGSLLAQPAAPFARYIGSPGNYPPEYRIQSGPDGYFLLHNFVDSTLFVPQLSKVRNNGAAEWSRDIALSGVVSPRARLLLADTTGMLMAGTLQQNGYKTFVTRLDTSGGLLSNLVIDFGGYNEPVVLRRGRASCLIAGYRDFPDGLGRFTFDMTMLRLDSNDQVVRASASGNDSTDFTLTAAAILRDGRTISVGEVGNRAMARFQSQLAWWSDRDSLLRMLQVDDGSFYTRLRPVEIILSGDSALFVAASGSTIAGNEHEVVVFKLDTAGQMIWSRRYYQIAYDLEVRTMATDRFGRICLTGNCYRTVNDNGTFLLRLDQDGNVLDGALFKAPVFTFGGNATTDLLIEQDGSWTYPVYYYAGNLYTPALVHSDTSLLSVCADLNEQFVFAMAGANLMLLHMTPPDQEFLSVAPDTLGISFTNRSVHEGDLCLAVTIENDSYTNGAVIKVYPNPASDRVFLSGLSGDLELSILDVSGRAVYSTHQIRYEEGDPIRLPELTPGLFLLRVRHEEGSYIHRLLIR; translated from the coding sequence ATGATGGCCCGAAGTGGTTTCCATTTGATCGTATTTTGGCTGTGTCTCACCGGCAGCTTGTTGGCTCAGCCCGCTGCTCCTTTCGCGCGTTACATAGGATCGCCGGGTAATTACCCTCCGGAATACCGGATCCAATCCGGCCCTGACGGCTATTTCCTGCTGCACAATTTCGTCGATTCCACCTTGTTCGTTCCGCAACTGTCAAAGGTCCGAAACAATGGTGCTGCCGAATGGAGCCGCGATATCGCCCTTTCGGGTGTAGTGTCGCCGAGGGCCAGATTGCTCCTGGCTGATACGACCGGTATGCTGATGGCCGGAACTCTTCAGCAAAATGGTTACAAGACATTTGTTACCCGGTTGGATACTTCCGGTGGTCTGCTGTCGAATCTGGTTATAGACTTCGGTGGTTACAACGAACCGGTCGTTCTTCGGAGAGGTAGGGCAAGTTGTCTGATAGCCGGATATCGGGATTTTCCGGATGGACTTGGTCGCTTCACCTTTGATATGACTATGCTGCGGTTGGATTCGAATGATCAGGTAGTACGTGCTTCGGCCAGTGGAAACGATTCAACTGATTTTACCCTGACTGCAGCAGCCATCTTGCGTGATGGTCGTACAATCTCGGTCGGCGAGGTGGGGAACCGGGCAATGGCACGCTTCCAAAGTCAACTGGCATGGTGGTCGGATCGAGACAGCCTGCTTCGGATGTTGCAGGTGGATGACGGGAGTTTTTACACACGCTTGCGTCCAGTGGAAATCATCCTCTCCGGTGATTCCGCCCTCTTCGTTGCTGCTTCCGGAAGTACGATTGCCGGAAACGAACACGAAGTGGTGGTGTTTAAATTGGATACTGCCGGCCAAATGATCTGGTCGAGACGTTATTATCAGATTGCCTATGACCTGGAGGTCCGAACCATGGCGACCGATCGGTTCGGGCGGATTTGTCTCACCGGCAACTGTTACCGTACGGTAAATGACAACGGGACATTCCTCTTACGGCTGGATCAGGATGGCAATGTGTTGGATGGGGCCTTGTTCAAGGCGCCGGTCTTCACCTTCGGCGGCAACGCGACAACCGACCTTTTGATCGAGCAGGATGGCAGCTGGACGTACCCGGTCTATTATTATGCCGGGAATCTCTATACCCCCGCATTGGTGCATTCCGATACCAGCTTACTGAGCGTATGCGCTGATCTGAATGAACAATTCGTTTTTGCGATGGCCGGGGCGAATCTGATGTTGCTTCACATGACACCGCCGGATCAGGAATTTTTGTCGGTTGCGCCCGATACACTCGGCATCAGTTTTACAAACCGAAGCGTTCACGAGGGTGATTTATGTCTCGCTGTAACGATCGAAAACGATTCCTATACGAATGGCGCGGTGATCAAGGTGTATCCTAATCCGGCCAGTGACCGTGTCTTTTTATCGGGCTTATCGGGTGATCTCGAACTGAGCATCCTCGATGTATCGGGTCGCGCAGTTTATTCAACCCATCAGATCCGTTATGAAGAGGGTGATCCGATCAGATTACCGGAGTTGACTCCGGGTCTTTTTCTGCTAAGGGTTCGCCACGAGGAAGGCAGTTACATCCACCGGTTGTTGATCAGGTAA
- the dnaK gene encoding molecular chaperone DnaK — protein MRKVIGIDLGTTNSCVAVMEGNEPIVIPNSEGRRTTPSVVAFLDNGERKVGDPAKRQAITNPRNTVYSIKRFMGETFDRTTKEKERVPYDVVKGDNNTPRVKITDRLYTPQEISAIVLQKMKKTAEDYLGYEVSEAVITVPAYFNDAQRQATKEAGEIAGLKVLRIINEPTAASLAYGLDKQAKDEKIAVFDLGGGTFDISILELGDGVFEVKSTNGDTHLGGDDFDQKIIDWLADEFKNDEGIDLRKDPMALQRLKEAAEKAKIELSSSAQTEINLPYIMPVDGIPKHLVKTLSRAKFEQLCDDLIQRTLAPCKKALEDAGLQPSQIDEVILVGGSTRIPAIQQIVEKFFGKQPHKGVNPDEVVAIGAAIQGAVLTGEVKDVLLLDVTPLSLGIETMGGVMTKLIESNTTIPTKKSEVFSTASDNQPSVEIHILQGERPMARDNRTIGRFHLDSIPPAPRGVPQIEVTFDIDANGILHVTAKDKATGKSQNIRIEASSGLTDDEIKKMKAEAEANADADRKVKEETEKVNQADSLIFQTEKQLKEYGDKLSSGNRENIQRALSELKDAHKERDLGKIDTALANLNNAWQAASEEMYKASQQQGAPGADQAAGGQGKADGEVTDVDFEEVKDEKK, from the coding sequence ATGAGAAAAGTAATAGGCATTGACCTGGGTACCACCAACTCCTGTGTGGCTGTCATGGAAGGCAACGAGCCGATCGTAATTCCAAACAGCGAAGGGCGCCGGACCACCCCGTCAGTCGTCGCATTCCTCGACAATGGCGAGCGTAAGGTCGGTGATCCCGCCAAACGTCAGGCCATCACCAATCCGCGCAACACCGTTTATTCGATCAAACGTTTCATGGGAGAGACCTTTGACCGGACTACCAAAGAGAAGGAACGTGTTCCCTATGATGTCGTAAAGGGCGATAACAATACCCCGCGCGTCAAGATCACGGACCGACTGTATACACCGCAGGAGATCTCGGCGATCGTACTGCAGAAAATGAAAAAGACGGCGGAAGACTACCTCGGTTACGAGGTGTCCGAAGCGGTCATCACGGTACCCGCGTATTTCAACGATGCGCAACGTCAGGCAACCAAAGAGGCTGGTGAGATCGCCGGATTGAAGGTGCTCCGCATCATCAACGAGCCGACCGCGGCTTCTCTGGCTTATGGCCTCGACAAGCAGGCGAAGGATGAAAAGATCGCCGTCTTCGATTTGGGCGGTGGAACGTTCGATATCTCGATCCTCGAACTGGGTGACGGTGTGTTCGAAGTGAAATCCACCAATGGCGATACCCACCTGGGAGGCGACGATTTCGATCAGAAGATCATCGACTGGCTCGCCGACGAATTCAAAAACGACGAAGGGATCGACCTGCGCAAGGATCCGATGGCGCTCCAGCGCCTGAAGGAAGCTGCGGAAAAGGCCAAGATCGAATTGTCGAGCTCCGCGCAGACGGAGATCAACCTTCCTTACATCATGCCGGTCGACGGTATTCCGAAGCACCTGGTGAAGACCCTTTCGCGCGCCAAGTTCGAGCAACTGTGCGATGACCTGATTCAGCGTACGCTGGCCCCCTGCAAAAAGGCGTTGGAAGATGCCGGCTTGCAGCCATCCCAGATTGATGAGGTCATTCTGGTAGGGGGCTCCACCCGTATCCCGGCCATTCAGCAGATCGTCGAAAAGTTCTTCGGAAAGCAACCGCACAAAGGTGTCAACCCCGATGAGGTGGTCGCGATCGGCGCAGCCATCCAGGGCGCTGTACTCACCGGTGAAGTGAAAGACGTATTGCTCCTGGACGTGACCCCACTGTCGCTCGGTATCGAAACGATGGGCGGTGTGATGACCAAATTGATCGAGTCGAATACGACCATTCCGACCAAGAAAAGCGAAGTCTTCTCAACGGCTTCCGATAATCAACCGTCTGTAGAGATCCACATCCTGCAGGGCGAGCGTCCGATGGCCCGCGACAACCGCACCATCGGCAGGTTCCACCTTGACAGCATTCCTCCGGCTCCCCGCGGTGTTCCGCAGATCGAAGTGACCTTCGATATTGATGCCAACGGCATCCTGCATGTAACCGCAAAAGATAAAGCCACCGGCAAATCGCAGAACATCCGGATCGAAGCTTCTTCCGGTCTCACCGACGATGAGATCAAGAAGATGAAAGCGGAAGCGGAAGCTAACGCGGATGCCGACCGTAAGGTGAAGGAAGAAACGGAGAAAGTCAATCAGGCCGACTCGCTGATCTTCCAGACAGAAAAGCAGCTCAAGGAATACGGCGACAAACTCTCCTCTGGTAACCGCGAAAACATCCAGCGCGCACTCAGTGAACTGAAGGATGCGCACAAGGAACGCGACCTCGGTAAGATCGACACCGCTTTGGCCAACCTCAATAACGCATGGCAGGCTGCCTCTGAAGAGATGTACAAAGCCAGTCAGCAGCAAGGAGCTCCCGGAGCTGACCAGGCAGCCGGCGGACAAGGTAAAGCCGATGGTGAAGTCACCGACGTTGATTTTGAAGAGGTGAAGGACGAGAAGAAGTAA
- a CDS encoding response regulator transcription factor — MDRIIRVFLVDDHQVLLEGIRSLLMQAPGIEVAGIAVSANAALEAFQSSQPDVLLTDVQLPGMDGAALTREVKRLYPSVMVCALSMSGDRETIGKLLDAGATGYILKNTGQEELLQAIRTVARGELYFSDEVSAEMMRALASRKEQPVAPQPVLTSREIEIVRLIAKEFSNARIAEALFISERTVETHRKNIFRKTGTKSVVGLLKFAMEQNLL; from the coding sequence ATGGATAGGATCATACGAGTGTTTCTGGTGGATGATCACCAGGTCCTGCTGGAGGGTATCCGTTCGCTGCTGATGCAGGCGCCCGGCATTGAAGTGGCAGGCATTGCTGTTTCCGCTAATGCTGCCCTGGAAGCGTTCCAATCCTCGCAACCCGATGTGTTGCTGACAGACGTTCAATTACCCGGAATGGACGGCGCGGCCCTGACCAGGGAGGTGAAGCGCTTGTACCCATCGGTCATGGTTTGCGCCCTCAGCATGTCAGGCGACCGTGAGACGATTGGAAAACTGCTGGATGCCGGAGCAACCGGATATATCCTCAAGAATACCGGACAGGAAGAACTGCTTCAGGCGATCCGGACGGTAGCCCGGGGTGAGTTGTATTTTTCCGACGAGGTGTCTGCCGAAATGATGCGCGCCCTCGCCTCGCGTAAAGAGCAGCCCGTCGCACCTCAACCAGTACTGACCTCACGGGAAATTGAGATTGTCCGCCTGATCGCAAAGGAATTTTCAAACGCCCGGATCGCGGAAGCACTGTTCATCTCTGAACGGACGGTGGAAACCCATCGGAAGAACATTTTCCGAAAGACCGGAACCAAGTCGGTCGTCGGCTTGCTCAAGTTCGCGATGGAGCAGAATTTACTTTGA